In Flammeovirgaceae bacterium 311, one DNA window encodes the following:
- a CDS encoding hypothetical protein (COG1853 Conserved protein/domain typically associated with flavoprotein oxygenases, DIM6/NTAB family): MLSAVAPRPIAFASTVDKEGNVNLSPFSFFNCFGSNPPTLIFSPSRRVRDNTTKHTLDNVLEVPEVVINIVSYSIAEQMSLASTEYDRGINEFLKSGLTPIASERVKPPRVAEAPAAFECVVKEVIPLGNEGGAGNLVICEVLLMHIQEQVLDEQGKIDPHKLDAIARMGANYYCRASGAAVFEIAKPLRHQGIGIDQFPEAIRNSKILTGNDLGKLGNTAVLPDATSVQEFARQEALEDQWSGLGELDRVQQQQLLAQKYLQRGLVEEAWKVLLS, from the coding sequence ATGCTAAGTGCGGTAGCACCAAGACCCATTGCATTTGCCAGTACTGTAGATAAAGAGGGCAATGTGAACCTTAGTCCTTTCAGTTTTTTTAACTGCTTTGGTTCTAACCCTCCTACGCTTATCTTCTCTCCCTCGCGGCGGGTGCGCGACAATACCACAAAGCATACGCTAGATAATGTACTGGAGGTACCTGAGGTAGTCATTAACATTGTTAGCTACAGTATTGCAGAGCAAATGTCACTGGCCAGCACTGAATACGACAGGGGAATCAATGAATTTTTAAAAAGCGGTTTAACCCCCATAGCAAGCGAAAGAGTAAAACCACCCCGGGTGGCCGAAGCGCCTGCTGCTTTTGAATGTGTTGTGAAAGAGGTGATTCCCTTAGGTAATGAAGGCGGCGCAGGCAACCTGGTGATCTGCGAGGTACTGCTGATGCACATACAGGAGCAGGTACTGGATGAACAGGGGAAAATTGACCCGCACAAGCTGGATGCAATTGCCCGTATGGGCGCCAATTATTATTGCAGGGCAAGCGGCGCAGCTGTTTTCGAAATTGCCAAGCCGCTCAGGCATCAGGGAATCGGAATAGACCAGTTTCCGGAAGCCATCAGAAACAGCAAGATCTTAACAGGAAATGATTTAGGGAAATTAGGGAACACTGCCGTACTACCCGATGCTACTTCTGTTCAGGAGTTTGCCCGACAGGAAGCACTGGAAGATCAATGGTCCGGCCTGGGAGAACTGGATCGGGTACAGCAACAGCAGCTGCTGGCGCAAAAATATTTGCAGCGCGGCCTTGTTGAGGAGGCGTGGAAAGTGTTATTATCCTGA
- a CDS encoding phosphoadenylylsulfate reductase (COG0175 3'-phosphoadenosine 5'-phosphosulfate sulfotransferase (PAPS reductase)/FAD synthetase and related enzymes) codes for MAVEIKHIKDKIENYKAEGKKLFTTSSFQTHSLVLLHILSQIDNTIPVYLINTGYHFPETIAFAEQVCRQFKLPLVDLKSETPKSMQRDTEGRLLFTSDPDYCCYLNKTQPLDIVLRTHDVWINGIRADQSKTRSAMLVEQSAPHGSLRYHPMLNWSKQEIWRYIKAHNLPRHALDAKGYVSIGCEPCTRRPDPGMQEREARWYGLKKTECGLHTDLVSR; via the coding sequence ATGGCTGTGGAAATAAAGCATATTAAAGATAAAATAGAAAATTATAAAGCCGAAGGTAAAAAACTTTTTACTACTTCATCTTTTCAGACACACAGCCTGGTACTACTGCACATCCTTAGCCAGATTGACAATACCATTCCTGTATACCTGATCAACACCGGCTACCATTTTCCGGAAACAATTGCTTTTGCAGAGCAGGTATGCCGGCAGTTTAAGCTGCCGCTGGTAGACCTGAAGAGCGAAACGCCAAAATCCATGCAGCGGGATACCGAAGGCCGTCTGCTTTTTACCTCCGATCCCGACTATTGCTGCTACCTGAATAAGACTCAACCCCTGGATATAGTCTTACGTACTCATGATGTCTGGATTAATGGCATCAGGGCAGATCAGAGCAAAACCCGGAGTGCCATGCTGGTAGAGCAGTCGGCGCCTCATGGCAGCCTGCGTTACCACCCTATGCTGAACTGGAGCAAGCAAGAAATCTGGCGTTATATCAAGGCGCACAACCTGCCCCGCCATGCTCTGGATGCCAAAGGCTATGTAAGCATTGGCTGCGAGCCCTGCACCCGAAGACCAGACCCCGGTATGCAGGAAAGAGAAGCCCGCTGGTATGGCCTGAAGAAAACAGAATGTGGCCTGCATACTGACCTGGTAAGCCGCTGA
- a CDS encoding ADP-glyceromanno-heptose 6-epimerase (COG0451 Nucleoside-diphosphate-sugar epimerases), producing the protein MNILITGGAGYIGNSLLKHLAQQSDVDRIIIYDNLSRGSFNIFCGPRIKGAEKVTFVQGELLDSRKLRKNLEGIDTVYHLAAKVTTPFANTDGHMHEQINHWGTAELVYAIEESTVKRFIYTSSTSVYGSSAEEIEEQTIPNPSTLYGISKLRGEEHVQRLQQKIDTYILRLGNVYGYNRNMRFDAVINRFMFDAHYKGRLKIDGNGTQYRAFLHIERLAPLLGKLRKAAVPSGTYAVVDRNLQILDLVDAIKTLYPDLEFLFTNQHLQLPQVRVNTSSALFQYVKLEAARPLAEELLEFRDHFSF; encoded by the coding sequence ATGAATATTTTAATAACCGGTGGTGCTGGTTACATAGGCAACTCGCTTTTAAAGCACCTGGCCCAGCAATCTGACGTAGACAGGATCATAATTTACGATAACCTTAGTCGGGGCAGCTTTAACATCTTTTGCGGCCCCAGAATAAAAGGGGCAGAAAAGGTGACCTTTGTGCAGGGGGAACTGCTGGACTCACGCAAGCTTCGGAAAAACCTGGAAGGAATTGATACTGTTTACCACCTGGCTGCCAAGGTAACGACCCCTTTTGCCAATACTGACGGCCACATGCACGAGCAAATTAACCATTGGGGTACGGCAGAACTGGTGTATGCCATTGAAGAAAGCACGGTAAAGCGTTTTATTTATACCAGCAGCACCTCTGTTTACGGTAGCTCTGCAGAAGAAATTGAGGAGCAGACTATTCCCAATCCCTCTACTTTATATGGTATCAGCAAGCTGCGTGGCGAAGAGCATGTACAACGCCTTCAGCAAAAGATCGATACTTATATATTAAGACTTGGCAATGTGTACGGCTACAACAGAAACATGCGGTTCGATGCTGTTATTAACCGTTTTATGTTTGATGCCCATTATAAGGGCCGCCTGAAGATAGATGGTAACGGTACTCAATACCGGGCCTTTCTGCATATTGAGCGCCTGGCGCCCTTACTGGGCAAATTGCGAAAAGCAGCAGTACCCTCAGGCACCTATGCGGTGGTAGATCGCAACCTACAGATTTTGGATTTGGTAGATGCAATCAAAACACTCTATCCTGATCTTGAATTTTTATTTACAAACCAGCACCTGCAGCTCCCCCAGGTACGGGTGAATACTAGTTCAGCCTTATTCCAGTACGTAAAACTGGAAGCTGCCAGGCCTCTTGCAGAAGAACTGCTGGAGTTCAGAGACCACTTCAGCTTTTAA
- a CDS encoding alanine dehydrogenase (COG0686 Alanine dehydrogenase): MEQPSNPTSGMQALSRQTSLVPQEKMLEMKQGKKRLLLGIPKERAMQENRVALTPEAVALLVNNGHEVWVEKGAGDTAKYSDQEYGNAGADIKYTSKEVFEADVVLKVEPPTEEEVSFMKPGKTVISALQLGNQREEYIHRLNKKRITAVAFEFLEDKVGGMPVVRAMSEIAGSAVMLIAAEYLSSTANGKGIILGGITGVPPTKVVILGAGTVGEYAARTALGMGAEVQVYDMHLYKLRRIRQSLGHHLYTSTLDPVTLANSLRTADVVIGAIRAEKGRNKTVVTEQMVMNMRPGSIIIDVSIDQGGCVESSEITTHSKPTFVKHDIIHYCVPNLPSRVARTATQAFSNIFSPILLQAADLGGIDEMIFSYKWFMNGVYTYKGFLSNQHVARKFGLKHKDLNLLMAARN, from the coding sequence ATGGAACAACCTAGTAACCCAACATCCGGCATGCAGGCGCTCTCGCGCCAGACATCTCTGGTGCCACAGGAAAAGATGCTGGAAATGAAGCAGGGCAAAAAACGACTCCTGCTGGGCATTCCTAAAGAACGGGCAATGCAGGAGAACCGGGTGGCTTTAACGCCGGAGGCCGTAGCACTTTTAGTCAATAACGGTCATGAGGTGTGGGTGGAAAAAGGAGCAGGCGATACGGCAAAGTACTCAGATCAGGAATATGGTAATGCCGGTGCAGATATCAAATATACCTCTAAAGAAGTGTTTGAGGCTGATGTGGTGCTCAAGGTGGAGCCGCCCACCGAAGAGGAAGTTAGTTTTATGAAGCCAGGCAAGACTGTTATTTCTGCGCTTCAGCTGGGTAACCAGCGTGAGGAGTATATTCACAGGCTTAATAAAAAAAGAATTACTGCCGTTGCCTTCGAGTTTCTGGAAGATAAGGTAGGTGGTATGCCGGTAGTGCGGGCCATGAGCGAAATTGCCGGCAGCGCAGTTATGCTTATTGCCGCAGAATATTTAAGCAGCACCGCCAACGGGAAAGGCATTATTCTGGGAGGAATTACCGGGGTGCCGCCAACAAAAGTGGTTATTCTGGGTGCCGGTACGGTGGGTGAGTATGCTGCCCGCACAGCGCTGGGTATGGGTGCAGAAGTGCAGGTTTACGATATGCACCTCTACAAACTTAGGCGTATCCGGCAATCGCTGGGGCACCACCTGTATACCTCAACGCTCGATCCGGTTACGCTGGCAAACAGCCTTCGTACTGCAGATGTGGTGATTGGTGCCATAAGGGCTGAAAAGGGCCGGAACAAAACAGTGGTAACCGAGCAAATGGTTATGAACATGCGGCCAGGCAGCATCATCATTGATGTGAGCATAGACCAGGGTGGCTGTGTTGAATCTTCTGAAATTACCACCCACAGTAAACCTACCTTTGTTAAGCACGATATTATTCATTACTGCGTACCAAACCTGCCCTCCAGGGTGGCACGCACTGCTACCCAGGCGTTCAGTAACATCTTTAGCCCTATTTTGCTGCAGGCTGCCGATCTGGGCGGCATTGATGAAATGATCTTCTCCTACAAGTGGTTCATGAACGGGGTGTACACCTACAAAGGCTTTCTGAGCAACCAGCACGTAGCCCGAAAATTTGGCCTGAAGCACAAAGACCTGAACCTGCTGATGGCTGCCAGAAATTAA
- a CDS encoding hypothetical protein (COG0802 Predicted ATPase or kinase), producing the protein MKQKVWQQVTLEQLPQVAAEVLDLLKVAPTVWQFSGQMGAGKTTFIKHLCGALGVLDSVHSPTFSLVNEYLTREGDTVYHFDFYRIDKPEEAQQIGVTEYFDSGFICLIEWPERVQPLLPEESVQILLHPQPDNSRTIEVKIHGTT; encoded by the coding sequence ATGAAACAGAAGGTCTGGCAGCAGGTAACACTGGAACAGCTGCCTCAGGTAGCGGCAGAAGTGCTGGACCTGCTGAAAGTTGCACCCACCGTATGGCAATTTAGTGGGCAGATGGGTGCAGGAAAAACAACTTTTATTAAGCATCTTTGTGGTGCCCTGGGCGTACTGGATAGTGTACACAGCCCCACCTTTAGTCTGGTAAATGAATACCTTACCCGGGAGGGTGACACTGTTTACCACTTCGACTTTTACCGGATCGATAAACCGGAAGAGGCGCAGCAAATAGGTGTAACAGAGTATTTTGATAGTGGATTTATATGTTTAATTGAATGGCCGGAACGGGTGCAGCCCCTGCTTCCGGAAGAGAGCGTACAAATACTGCTTCACCCGCAGCCAGATAATAGCAGAACGATAGAGGTAAAGATTCATGGAACAACCTAG
- a CDS encoding response regulator receiver protein (COG0745 Response regulators consisting of a CheY-like receiver domain and a winged-helix DNA-binding domain), with translation MQRYSILWADDEIDLLKPHILFLEQKGYDVTPVNSGADAIDKVAEHNYDVIFLDENMPGMTGLETLAYIKSQKPALPVVMITKSEEEHIMEDAIGSKIADYLIKPLNPNQILLSVKKILDNKRLVSEKTNLNYQQEFRNISMQVGDARSWEEWADIYRKLVYWELEIGSAEAGGMGEVFGMQKDEANLAFSKFIASNYEDWLNEPNGDKPLLSHQLMKKAVFPLLKDRKPVFFIVIDNLRYDQWKSMAPLVSEYFNIESEEIYFSILPTTTGFARNAIFSGLLPSQMAKQHPDLWVGDDDDESKNQYEDKFLERQLKKGGLGNTKFSYNKVIHNSQGKSVNDNLNNLLRNDLNVVVYNFVDMLSHARTEVEMLKELASDEAAYRSLSYSWFLHSPLFDMLRRLSEKDCRVVITTDHGTIRVRKPFKIIGDRNVNTNLRYKQGKNLNWDGNHLLEARQPERMGLPRINVSTAYVFAMEDYFFAYPNNYNYYVNYYRDTFQHGGISMEEMMVPLVSLRGKGS, from the coding sequence ATGCAAAGATACAGTATTCTTTGGGCAGACGATGAAATAGATCTGCTCAAACCTCATATACTTTTTTTAGAACAAAAAGGCTATGATGTAACCCCCGTAAACAGCGGCGCCGATGCCATCGATAAAGTAGCAGAACATAATTACGATGTAATATTTCTGGATGAGAACATGCCGGGCATGACCGGACTGGAAACCCTGGCCTACATAAAGTCACAAAAGCCCGCGCTGCCGGTGGTGATGATTACCAAGAGCGAGGAGGAGCACATCATGGAAGATGCCATAGGCTCTAAAATAGCCGATTACCTTATCAAACCGCTCAACCCTAACCAGATCCTGTTATCCGTTAAGAAGATCCTGGACAATAAACGACTGGTTTCTGAGAAAACCAATCTTAACTATCAGCAGGAGTTCAGGAACATCAGCATGCAGGTGGGTGATGCCCGCAGCTGGGAAGAGTGGGCAGACATTTACCGCAAGCTGGTATACTGGGAACTGGAAATTGGCAGTGCAGAGGCCGGCGGTATGGGAGAGGTGTTTGGCATGCAAAAGGATGAAGCCAACCTGGCTTTCTCCAAATTTATTGCCAGCAATTATGAAGACTGGCTAAATGAGCCCAATGGAGATAAGCCTCTGCTCTCGCATCAGCTGATGAAAAAAGCGGTTTTTCCGCTGCTGAAAGATAGAAAGCCTGTTTTCTTTATTGTGATTGATAACCTGCGTTACGATCAGTGGAAAAGCATGGCCCCGCTGGTATCTGAGTATTTTAATATTGAGTCGGAAGAGATTTACTTTTCTATTTTACCCACCACCACCGGATTTGCCCGTAATGCCATCTTTAGCGGGCTACTCCCTTCACAAATGGCCAAACAGCACCCGGATCTGTGGGTGGGAGATGATGACGACGAAAGCAAAAATCAGTACGAGGATAAATTTCTGGAGCGCCAGCTGAAAAAAGGCGGATTGGGCAATACCAAGTTCAGCTACAACAAGGTGATTCACAACAGCCAGGGCAAAAGTGTTAACGATAACCTCAACAACCTGCTGCGCAACGACCTGAATGTGGTGGTGTATAATTTTGTGGATATGCTTAGCCATGCCCGCACCGAGGTGGAGATGCTAAAGGAGCTTGCTTCTGATGAAGCTGCTTACCGCAGCCTTTCCTATTCCTGGTTTTTACACTCGCCCTTGTTTGATATGCTGAGGCGGCTCAGCGAAAAAGATTGCCGCGTAGTGATTACAACAGACCATGGCACCATACGCGTACGCAAACCATTCAAAATCATTGGTGACCGGAATGTGAACACCAACCTCCGCTACAAGCAGGGAAAAAACCTGAATTGGGATGGGAACCATCTTTTAGAGGCCCGTCAGCCTGAAAGAATGGGCCTGCCACGGATTAATGTTTCCACGGCCTATGTTTTTGCCATGGAAGATTATTTCTTTGCATACCCAAATAATTATAACTACTACGTGAACTACTACCGGGATACTTTTCAGCATGGCGGTATCTCTATGGAAGAAATGATGGTGCCCCTGGTGAGCCTGCGGGGCAAAGGAAGCTGA
- a CDS encoding HD superfamily phosphohydrolase (COG1078 HD superfamily phosphohydrolases) yields MNKKKIFNDPVYGFVTISSELIFDLIEHPFFQRLRRIKQLGLTDMVYPGALHTRFHHAIGAMHLMSITLDNLRSKGHEISQEEYVASQIAILLHDVGHGPFSHALEFSLLKGIRHEHLSLLLMHYFNKLFNGELELAIKIFTGQYERRFFHQLVSSQLDIDRLDYLQRDSMFTGVSEGTIGADRIIKMLDVVNDQIVVEEKGIYSIENFLSARRLMYWQVYLHKATVSSEKMLIMLIKRAKYLNNQGVGLFATPALQVFLEQDVHLEDIAANVEILKAFASLDDYDIWAAIKVWANHPDRILASLSAMILERRLFRVILSSQKFNKEAIEDLKLRISDNYNIQHNELKYFLACGSMSNAAYVAGGQHINILTKKGKVVDVAQASDLPNIKAMSKIVKKYYICWPKQISMEKALFI; encoded by the coding sequence TTGAATAAGAAAAAAATATTTAACGATCCCGTTTATGGGTTTGTGACCATAAGCAGCGAACTGATCTTTGATCTGATCGAACATCCTTTCTTTCAGCGCCTTAGGCGCATTAAGCAGTTGGGGCTAACGGATATGGTCTATCCGGGTGCACTTCACACGCGTTTTCACCACGCCATTGGTGCCATGCACCTCATGAGCATTACGTTGGATAACCTGCGCAGCAAAGGGCACGAAATATCTCAGGAGGAGTATGTGGCCAGCCAGATTGCCATTCTGCTACACGATGTGGGCCATGGCCCCTTTAGCCATGCCCTCGAGTTCTCGCTCCTGAAGGGCATCCGGCATGAGCACCTGTCGCTGCTGCTGATGCATTATTTCAACAAACTGTTTAACGGAGAGCTGGAGCTGGCCATAAAAATATTTACCGGCCAGTACGAAAGGCGCTTTTTTCATCAGCTGGTAAGCAGCCAGCTGGACATAGACCGCCTGGACTACCTGCAGCGCGACAGCATGTTTACCGGTGTATCGGAAGGTACCATTGGAGCAGACAGGATCATCAAAATGCTGGATGTGGTGAATGACCAGATCGTGGTGGAGGAAAAAGGCATCTACAGCATTGAAAACTTTCTGAGTGCCCGCCGACTGATGTACTGGCAGGTATATTTGCACAAAGCAACGGTGAGCTCTGAGAAAATGCTCATCATGCTGATTAAGCGTGCAAAATATCTAAATAACCAGGGCGTTGGCCTTTTTGCAACCCCGGCCCTGCAGGTATTTCTGGAGCAGGATGTACATTTGGAGGATATTGCCGCCAATGTGGAAATCCTGAAAGCCTTTGCTTCGTTAGATGATTATGATATCTGGGCCGCTATAAAAGTATGGGCAAATCATCCCGATCGTATCCTGGCCTCTTTAAGTGCCATGATATTAGAGCGCAGGCTATTTCGGGTTATACTTTCCAGCCAGAAGTTTAACAAAGAGGCCATCGAAGATTTAAAGCTCAGGATCAGCGACAACTACAATATTCAACATAATGAATTAAAATATTTTCTGGCCTGCGGCTCTATGAGTAATGCCGCTTATGTGGCTGGAGGGCAGCATATCAACATCCTTACCAAAAAGGGAAAGGTAGTGGATGTGGCACAGGCCTCTGATCTGCCAAACATTAAAGCCATGAGCAAAATTGTAAAGAAGTATTACATTTGCTGGCCAAAGCAAATCAGTATGGAAAAAGCTTTGTTTATCTGA
- the lpxD gene encoding UDP-3-O-[3-hydroxymyristoyl] glucosamine N-acyltransferase (COG1044 UDP-3-O-[3-hydroxymyristoyl] glucosamine N-acyltransferase): MLAKANQYGKSFVYLMKFTVAQIAQLLGGTLEGDGQKEVYTLGKIEEAKEGNISFLANLKYEPYLYTTEATAVIISRELELKKKVQAALIRVDDPYSSFTLLLEEYNKIINFQKEGVEDPSFMHGSAQHGTKIYRGAFSYIGANCRIGDNVKIYPNAWVGDGTEIGDNTIILAGSKVYPGTKIGRNCTIHAGAVVGSDGFGFAPQPDGSYKAIPQLGNVVLEDWVSIGANATIDCATMGSTIIRRGVKIDNLVQIAHNVEVGENTVIAAQSGVAGSTRIGKSCILAGQVGVIGHLQIADKTTIAAQAGIGKNIMKEGKILIGSPAFERDEYLKSYVVFKNLPDLDKRLKQLEEKVINLRSPDEHS; the protein is encoded by the coding sequence TTGCTGGCCAAAGCAAATCAGTATGGAAAAAGCTTTGTTTATCTGATGAAATTTACGGTAGCACAAATCGCTCAATTACTAGGGGGTACGTTAGAAGGAGACGGGCAAAAGGAGGTATATACCCTGGGTAAAATTGAAGAGGCCAAAGAAGGCAATATTTCCTTTCTGGCGAATCTTAAATACGAACCCTACCTTTATACGACTGAAGCTACAGCCGTTATCATAAGCAGGGAGCTGGAACTGAAAAAAAAGGTTCAGGCAGCCCTGATAAGAGTGGACGATCCCTACAGCAGCTTTACCCTGCTGCTGGAAGAGTATAATAAAATCATAAACTTCCAGAAGGAAGGTGTGGAAGACCCTTCTTTCATGCACGGGAGTGCACAGCACGGCACCAAAATTTACCGTGGCGCCTTCTCCTACATAGGCGCCAACTGCAGGATTGGAGATAACGTTAAAATTTACCCCAATGCCTGGGTGGGCGATGGTACTGAAATTGGCGATAACACCATTATTCTGGCCGGTTCTAAGGTATATCCGGGCACAAAAATAGGGAGGAACTGCACCATCCATGCAGGTGCAGTGGTTGGCAGCGATGGCTTTGGTTTTGCCCCGCAGCCAGATGGCAGCTACAAGGCCATACCCCAACTGGGCAATGTGGTGCTGGAAGACTGGGTGAGCATAGGCGCCAACGCTACCATTGACTGTGCCACCATGGGCAGCACCATTATTAGGCGGGGGGTTAAGATCGATAACCTGGTGCAGATAGCCCACAATGTAGAGGTTGGCGAAAATACTGTAATAGCAGCGCAATCCGGCGTAGCGGGTTCTACCAGAATAGGCAAAAGCTGCATCCTGGCCGGCCAGGTAGGCGTAATCGGGCACCTGCAGATTGCCGATAAAACCACTATTGCCGCCCAGGCAGGTATTGGAAAGAATATTATGAAAGAAGGAAAAATTCTTATAGGCTCCCCTGCTTTCGAACGTGATGAATATCTGAAATCATATGTGGTTTTCAAGAATTTACCCGATTTGGATAAGCGACTTAAGCAACTTGAGGAAAAAGTTATAAATTTGCGGTCACCAGACGAGCATTCATGA
- a CDS encoding bifunctional UDP-3-O-[3-hydroxymyristoyl] N-acetylglucosamine deacetylase/(3R)-hydroxymyristoyl-[acyl-carrier-protein] dehydratase (COG0774 UDP-3-O-acyl-N-acetylglucosamine deacetylase): MKIKQHTICKPVTLSGVGLHRGVMCNMTFQPAKPNHGIKFQRIDIEGQPTVDADVDYVVDLSRGTTLEQNGARVNTVEHVLAALVGLEIDNILIQLDGPEPPIMDGSSILFIQALKEAGFEEQNALRNFFEVPEGVFYREPSRQVEIAALPLNDYRVTVMVDYNSPVLGSQHASLNKLADFETEIAHSRTFCFLHELEMLHKQGLVRGGDLNNAIVVVDRKIEKHELDEIAKLFNKPTVEVRKEGILNNVELRYNNEPARHKLLDLVGDLALVGRPMKAQILAARPGHAANVAFAKKLKRVMNDFSKNNNIPPYDPKLPPVLDINHISKMLPHRYPFQLVDKIFHLDETTVAGVKNVTINEPFFQGHFPGNPVMPAVLQIEAMAQTGGILVLNTVPDPENYWTYFLGIDNARFRRMVVPGDTLIFKCELLAPIKRGIAKMKGYAFVGDTLVSEAELSASIVRKDS, encoded by the coding sequence ATGAAAATTAAACAGCATACTATTTGTAAACCTGTAACGCTATCGGGCGTAGGCCTTCACAGAGGTGTAATGTGCAATATGACATTTCAGCCTGCAAAGCCTAACCATGGCATCAAGTTTCAACGCATCGATATTGAGGGACAGCCTACCGTGGATGCTGATGTGGATTATGTGGTTGATCTGAGCCGCGGTACTACACTCGAACAGAATGGCGCCAGAGTTAATACAGTAGAACACGTTTTGGCCGCACTTGTAGGGCTTGAAATCGATAATATTCTGATTCAGCTGGATGGCCCCGAGCCTCCCATCATGGATGGAAGCTCAATTTTGTTTATTCAGGCGCTGAAAGAAGCTGGTTTTGAAGAGCAAAATGCACTCAGGAATTTCTTTGAAGTGCCTGAAGGCGTTTTTTACCGCGAGCCATCCCGCCAGGTAGAAATTGCAGCCCTGCCCCTGAACGATTACCGGGTAACCGTTATGGTTGATTATAATTCGCCGGTACTGGGCAGCCAGCATGCTTCTTTAAACAAGCTGGCCGATTTCGAAACAGAAATAGCCCACAGCCGCACCTTCTGTTTCCTGCATGAGCTGGAAATGCTGCACAAGCAGGGTTTGGTGCGCGGTGGCGACCTGAACAATGCCATTGTGGTGGTAGACCGCAAGATTGAAAAACATGAGCTTGATGAGATTGCCAAACTTTTTAATAAACCTACAGTAGAGGTTAGAAAAGAAGGCATTCTCAATAATGTAGAGCTTCGCTATAATAACGAACCTGCGCGCCATAAGCTACTGGACCTGGTGGGAGATCTTGCCTTGGTTGGCCGCCCTATGAAAGCGCAGATCCTGGCGGCACGCCCGGGCCATGCAGCAAATGTTGCCTTTGCCAAAAAGCTGAAACGCGTGATGAACGACTTCAGCAAAAACAACAACATACCGCCTTACGACCCGAAGTTACCGCCGGTGCTGGATATTAACCACATCAGCAAAATGCTGCCGCACCGCTACCCTTTTCAGCTGGTTGATAAAATTTTTCACCTGGATGAAACAACCGTTGCAGGTGTAAAGAATGTCACTATAAATGAACCCTTTTTCCAGGGACATTTTCCGGGTAATCCTGTAATGCCAGCGGTGCTTCAGATTGAAGCCATGGCACAAACCGGGGGTATCCTGGTGCTGAATACAGTACCGGATCCGGAAAATTACTGGACTTATTTTCTTGGTATTGATAATGCCCGTTTCCGCAGAATGGTAGTTCCGGGAGACACCCTTATTTTTAAGTGTGAGCTTCTGGCGCCTATTAAGCGGGGTATTGCTAAAATGAAAGGTTATGCTTTTGTTGGCGATACCCTTGTGAGCGAAGCCGAATTATCTGCCAGCATTGTCCGTAAAGATTCATGA
- a CDS encoding UDP-N-acetylglucosamine acyltransferase (COG1043 Acyl-[acyl carrier protein]--UDP-N-acetylglucosamine O-acyltransferase): MNQQHPLAYIHPDAQIGPNVTIEPFATIYKDVVIGEGSWIGPNVTIFDGARIGKNVKIFPGAVISGVPQDLKFKGEETTAEIGDGSTIRECVTINRGTVDKYKTAIGANCLVMAYVHLGHDCIVGNGCIIGNSTQLAGHVEVDDYVIFGGACAVQQFSKVGAHAYIGGGSLVRKDVPPFTKAAREPLSYAGINSVGLRRRGFTNERINEIQEIYRCIYLRGFNNSEALDKIELELPASKERDEIVNFIRTSTRGIMKGYS; the protein is encoded by the coding sequence ATGAATCAACAACATCCATTAGCCTACATACACCCCGATGCCCAAATAGGACCAAACGTTACTATTGAGCCCTTTGCAACCATTTACAAAGATGTTGTGATAGGAGAAGGTAGCTGGATCGGACCAAATGTTACTATTTTTGATGGTGCCAGGATAGGCAAAAATGTAAAGATATTTCCGGGTGCGGTGATTTCCGGCGTTCCCCAGGACCTGAAGTTCAAAGGTGAGGAAACTACTGCTGAAATTGGAGACGGCTCTACCATCAGGGAATGTGTTACCATTAACAGGGGAACGGTAGATAAGTATAAAACTGCCATTGGTGCAAATTGCCTGGTAATGGCCTATGTACACCTGGGCCACGACTGTATTGTAGGCAATGGTTGCATTATTGGCAACAGTACCCAACTGGCCGGCCATGTAGAGGTAGATGATTATGTGATTTTTGGCGGCGCCTGCGCCGTACAGCAATTTTCCAAAGTGGGTGCACATGCTTATATCGGGGGTGGCTCACTGGTGCGTAAAGATGTACCTCCCTTTACAAAGGCAGCACGTGAACCATTAAGCTATGCCGGTATCAATTCTGTTGGACTCAGAAGGCGGGGTTTTACCAATGAAAGAATCAACGAGATTCAGGAAATCTATCGCTGCATCTATCTTAGAGGCTTCAATAATTCAGAAGCACTGGATAAAATAGAACTTGAACTACCCGCCAGCAAGGAGCGTGATGAAATTGTTAACTTTATCCGCACCTCCACCCGCGGCATCATGAAGGGTTACTCATAA